A single region of the Marinobacter nanhaiticus D15-8W genome encodes:
- a CDS encoding tetratricopeptide repeat protein translates to MYAQHHSQVAQHDKARVARLLLEANSAYSESNHPQNSYARRLEARQECRQLLERINGLTESNAAAWGLLGRVEMDEGNLEKAQALFERSLSIDPEQAQQYTNLGYWALASERPALAEQYFLEALERDRQSAAAFCGVAHAKRRLGQFDVAYLHYRKLLQLDLNWPSVYSGMVTCAANLQVDQADQELAYDAITLLSRDDIPHQNLGGFVAGILRQQYDLDNPNAQVFLEAAGQDELLLLALEKTLMPDMAIENLVTLLRHAILAEIAQTAELRDELHRLAGAIALYADRTGYALLVGEDEARLMEAINDSISAQFAMGEDMQSIAGSLMISAMYGALFHQSFAVDIGRWNLMEWPVGLQPLLAASYYNRATEEAIKQNFEEKLEELPLDPADVAQPWPTWQRLAPHPKSSLKTLMQSKLRLETDGLPETLRIMICGAESGQRALELAASLNDVEIIAVDESLSNIARAARTAQEMGMEHIVFWPWSLASRFISDGHKVHWIELGRLPSTELGQVSLAAMVNNACDQGAIVHLHTGPIDESPADRQVRQLIAQHGLPQTSATLRRLRRMVMENAKEQSWSELLSGSDFYGLGGCHNRWFRPEDTEQLRSLMGLMCNEVDWKLVRAQDSDGHALAVAPVQRQLQAEASGSDVQSVMGQPLTLYFMKRR, encoded by the coding sequence ATGTACGCACAGCATCATTCACAGGTTGCCCAGCACGACAAGGCGAGAGTGGCCCGTCTGCTGCTGGAGGCCAATAGCGCCTACAGCGAGTCCAACCATCCGCAAAACAGCTACGCGCGCCGGCTCGAAGCTCGCCAGGAATGCCGTCAGCTGTTGGAACGGATCAATGGGCTGACTGAGAGCAACGCGGCGGCCTGGGGGCTGCTGGGGCGTGTCGAGATGGACGAGGGCAACCTGGAAAAAGCGCAAGCCCTGTTCGAACGCAGCCTGTCGATCGACCCGGAGCAAGCGCAGCAGTACACCAATCTAGGCTACTGGGCACTGGCCAGCGAGCGGCCGGCATTAGCCGAGCAATACTTCCTCGAAGCCCTGGAGCGGGATCGCCAATCCGCGGCCGCTTTCTGTGGTGTTGCCCACGCCAAACGGCGCCTGGGTCAGTTTGACGTTGCCTACCTGCACTATCGCAAGCTGCTGCAACTGGACTTGAACTGGCCTTCGGTCTACAGCGGCATGGTGACCTGCGCAGCGAACCTACAGGTTGATCAGGCCGACCAGGAACTGGCCTACGACGCAATCACGTTACTCAGCCGCGACGATATTCCTCACCAGAACCTTGGAGGTTTCGTCGCCGGTATCCTGCGTCAGCAATACGACCTGGACAACCCTAACGCCCAGGTTTTCCTTGAAGCCGCCGGTCAGGACGAACTCCTGCTGTTGGCCCTGGAAAAGACGCTGATGCCGGATATGGCTATTGAGAATCTGGTAACGCTGCTACGCCACGCGATACTGGCGGAAATCGCCCAGACCGCTGAACTCCGTGATGAGCTGCACCGCCTCGCCGGCGCGATCGCACTCTACGCCGACCGCACCGGTTACGCCCTTCTGGTCGGCGAGGACGAGGCACGGCTGATGGAGGCCATCAACGACAGCATCAGTGCCCAGTTCGCAATGGGTGAAGATATGCAGTCGATTGCCGGATCGTTGATGATCAGCGCCATGTATGGCGCCCTGTTCCATCAATCCTTTGCTGTAGATATCGGCCGCTGGAACCTAATGGAATGGCCGGTTGGCCTGCAACCGCTGCTTGCCGCCAGCTACTACAATCGCGCGACCGAGGAAGCCATCAAGCAGAACTTCGAAGAAAAACTCGAGGAACTTCCGCTGGATCCCGCTGACGTCGCTCAGCCCTGGCCGACGTGGCAGCGTCTGGCGCCGCATCCCAAGAGCAGTCTCAAGACGCTGATGCAATCGAAGCTACGCCTGGAGACGGACGGGCTGCCGGAGACCCTCCGCATCATGATCTGTGGCGCCGAGTCCGGCCAGCGGGCGCTGGAACTGGCCGCCAGCCTGAACGATGTGGAAATCATCGCCGTCGATGAATCCCTCTCCAACATCGCTCGAGCTGCACGTACGGCTCAGGAGATGGGCATGGAGCACATCGTGTTCTGGCCTTGGTCCCTGGCAAGCCGGTTTATCTCTGATGGCCACAAGGTTCACTGGATCGAGTTGGGCCGTCTGCCGTCAACTGAACTGGGTCAGGTCTCCCTGGCCGCAATGGTGAACAACGCCTGCGATCAGGGCGCCATCGTCCACCTGCATACGGGCCCGATAGACGAGTCCCCAGCCGACAGGCAAGTACGGCAATTGATTGCCCAGCATGGGTTGCCGCAAACCAGCGCAACGCTCCGTCGACTGCGCCGCATGGTGATGGAAAACGCGAAGGAGCAATCCTGGAGTGAACTGTTGTCTGGCAGCGATTTCTACGGACTGGGAGGCTGCCATAACCGCTGGTTCCGCCCGGAAGACACCGAGCAGTTGCGTAGCCTGATGGGATTGATGTGCAACGAAGTGGACTGGAAGCTGGTTCGCGCCCAGGACAGCGATGGTCACGCCCTGGCGGTAGCGCCGGTTCAACGCCAACTACAGGCAGAGGCCAGCGGCAGTGACGTGCAAAGCGTGATGGGCCAGCCGCTGACGCTGTACTTCATGAAGCGTCGCTGA
- a CDS encoding flagellin: MPQIINTNIASLNAQRNLNRSQEDANTALQRLSSGLRINSAKDDAAGLAISERFTAQVAGLNQAVRNANDGISLAQVAEGALSESTDILQRIRELAIQSANSTNSATDRRALQAEVNQLKQELERIAQTTEFNGLKLLNGTFQAQTFQVGANENQNISVSVANATSSELGVYNYDSANGEPQKGLGSAAAAAADAASLAEVLTDQTLSIASPLGSVDDIDIASTDSAAQIAAKVNSRTVETGVSATARTTATLSGLSTGGAITFALGNGDPNSTAQISVSVDDTSDLSEVASEINRASGKTGITAVADGGSITLVQADGKNIVLEDFNHSTAGETIQLAGADENNVQLESGAADTTKVIGTVSFESSRSFALSSSDGGNAAAADSGLFDAAADEPVISEKDTVEEIDIGTPQGANEAIGIVDGALEVINGIRADLGAVQSRFESTIANLSTTSENLSAARSRIRDADFAAETAELARTQVLQSAGLSVLAQANARPQQVLQLLQG; the protein is encoded by the coding sequence ATGCCTCAGATCATTAACACCAACATTGCGTCACTGAACGCTCAACGGAACCTTAACCGCTCGCAGGAAGATGCGAACACGGCCCTGCAACGCCTATCTTCCGGTTTGCGCATTAACTCTGCAAAGGATGACGCGGCAGGCCTGGCCATTTCTGAGCGTTTCACCGCTCAGGTCGCCGGCCTGAACCAGGCGGTCCGTAATGCCAATGACGGTATTTCCCTGGCGCAGGTGGCAGAGGGAGCCCTATCAGAGTCAACCGACATACTGCAGCGCATCCGTGAGCTCGCAATACAGTCTGCGAACTCGACCAATTCCGCGACGGATCGCCGTGCTTTGCAGGCTGAAGTCAATCAGCTCAAACAGGAATTGGAGCGTATCGCACAGACCACCGAGTTCAACGGTCTCAAACTACTGAACGGTACCTTCCAGGCACAAACATTCCAGGTCGGCGCGAATGAGAACCAGAACATTTCGGTCTCCGTCGCAAATGCCACATCGTCAGAGCTCGGGGTCTATAACTACGATTCAGCAAACGGCGAACCACAAAAAGGTCTAGGTTCAGCTGCTGCCGCCGCCGCGGACGCCGCTTCGCTGGCCGAAGTACTTACCGACCAGACGCTGTCAATCGCCAGCCCATTGGGCTCCGTCGATGACATCGACATTGCCTCGACGGATTCCGCAGCGCAAATTGCAGCAAAGGTTAATAGTAGAACTGTTGAGACCGGCGTGTCGGCGACAGCTCGTACCACCGCGACGCTTTCCGGCCTCAGCACTGGCGGAGCGATTACTTTCGCCCTGGGTAACGGCGATCCGAATTCCACTGCTCAAATCTCCGTCTCGGTGGATGATACGAGCGACCTTTCTGAAGTGGCTTCGGAAATAAACCGCGCCAGTGGTAAAACGGGAATCACCGCCGTCGCGGACGGCGGAAGCATCACGCTTGTCCAAGCTGATGGTAAAAATATAGTACTTGAGGACTTCAATCACTCGACGGCTGGCGAGACGATTCAACTGGCAGGCGCCGACGAGAATAATGTGCAGCTCGAAAGCGGCGCTGCCGACACTACAAAGGTAATAGGTACTGTGTCGTTTGAGTCATCGCGTTCATTCGCGTTGAGCTCATCAGACGGTGGTAACGCGGCAGCCGCTGATTCAGGGCTCTTTGATGCGGCGGCGGACGAACCCGTAATCTCCGAGAAAGATACTGTCGAGGAGATTGATATCGGCACACCTCAGGGCGCCAACGAGGCCATCGGAATTGTCGACGGGGCGCTCGAGGTAATCAACGGGATCAGGGCTGATCTGGGTGCAGTTCAGAGCCGTTTCGAATCCACCATTGCAAACCTGAGTACGACTTCTGAAAATCTGTCGGCAGCACGCTCACGTATCCGTGACGCCGATTTTGCGGCCGAAACGGCCGAACTAGCGAGAACGCAGGTGCTTCAATCTGCGGGCTTGTCGGTGCTGGCTCAAGCAAACGCCCGCCCGCAGCAGGTTCTGCAGTTGCTTCAAGGTTAA
- a CDS encoding flagellin has product MALGINTNVASLSAQNQLNKSQSLSNQALERLSSGLRINSAKDDAAGLAISSRFQSQINGLSVAQRNANDGISLAQTAEGALGEAGDILQRVRDLSVQSANETNSASDRQALQDEVNQLVSELDRIANTAEFNGKKLLDGSFGTAVFQVGADANETISATTADFRTNQYGLQRVDGAAASATADAVGRVATAETVTVNGALGSDTFDTAAGDSAADVAKKVNNISDVTGVTASARTSADATFAAGGAYSLDIQSDNSDAVTVSFSLSAGTGQSALSAAVTAINDATSKTGVTAQVNDDATGITLTNAKGENISITANGAQAGAVTMGGQSVTADGEQLTLTGEVTFDSDRSFSLSATTAGEVVTAASEVSDLEKVSELDITSVSGATDAIAIVDSALNAVNSQRAKFGALQSRMESTISNLQTTSENLSAANSRILDADFAAETAKLSKSQVLQQAGISVLAQANARPQQVLSLLQ; this is encoded by the coding sequence ATGGCTCTCGGTATCAATACAAACGTCGCATCCCTTAGCGCACAGAACCAACTGAACAAGTCACAGAGTCTTTCAAACCAGGCGCTCGAACGTCTTTCGTCTGGTCTTCGCATCAACTCTGCAAAAGATGATGCGGCAGGTCTGGCAATTTCATCCCGTTTCCAGTCCCAGATTAATGGTTTGAGCGTTGCACAACGAAATGCGAACGACGGTATTTCCTTGGCCCAGACAGCTGAAGGTGCCCTCGGTGAAGCCGGTGACATCCTCCAGCGGGTCCGTGATCTGTCGGTTCAGTCTGCCAACGAAACCAACTCAGCCTCTGACCGTCAGGCGCTGCAAGACGAAGTGAACCAGTTGGTCTCCGAGCTTGACCGTATTGCCAATACAGCTGAGTTTAACGGCAAGAAGCTTCTTGATGGTTCCTTCGGAACTGCGGTATTCCAGGTTGGAGCCGACGCCAACGAGACCATTTCTGCCACCACTGCTGACTTCCGTACGAACCAATACGGCTTGCAACGCGTAGACGGCGCTGCGGCTTCAGCAACCGCAGATGCGGTCGGTAGGGTTGCTACGGCGGAAACAGTCACTGTTAACGGTGCTCTCGGTTCCGATACCTTTGACACTGCGGCGGGCGATAGCGCTGCGGATGTGGCCAAGAAGGTCAACAACATCTCTGATGTGACTGGCGTCACGGCTTCCGCTCGTACTTCAGCTGACGCAACCTTTGCAGCTGGTGGCGCATACAGCCTGGATATTCAATCGGATAATTCGGACGCGGTAACTGTTTCTTTCTCGCTGAGTGCGGGCACCGGCCAGAGCGCGCTTAGCGCTGCCGTGACGGCGATCAACGATGCAACGTCCAAGACAGGTGTTACTGCTCAGGTAAATGATGATGCTACCGGCATCACTCTGACGAACGCCAAGGGCGAAAACATCTCGATTACGGCAAACGGTGCTCAGGCAGGTGCCGTGACGATGGGTGGTCAAAGTGTTACTGCGGACGGTGAACAACTGACTCTGACCGGCGAAGTTACGTTCGACTCAGACCGTTCGTTCAGCCTCTCTGCGACTACTGCGGGTGAAGTTGTAACCGCTGCTTCAGAGGTCTCTGATCTGGAAAAGGTTTCAGAGCTGGATATCACTTCGGTTTCTGGTGCTACTGACGCCATCGCCATTGTTGACTCTGCTCTGAACGCGGTGAACTCGCAGCGTGCGAAGTTTGGTGCCCTTCAGAGCCGTATGGAAAGCACCATCTCCAACCTGCAGACGACCTCAGAGAACCTGAGCGCTGCAAACAGCCGGATCCTGGACGCAGACTTCGCCGCTGAAACTGCGAAGCTGTCCAAGTCCCAGGTTCTGCAGCAGGCTGGTATCTCTGTCCTGGCGCAGGCTAACGCCCGCCCGCAGCAGGTTCTGTCCCTCCTGCAGTAA
- a CDS encoding flagellar protein FlaG, producing the protein MNDVNLNSPDLKLVRSSEQAPARASASPQAEGNKPSARVQEPGVSVALSGEAQSRVDRLEEQRDTQRESLDQAVSRLNDFVQTVQRDLQFEVDNDSGKTIVRVVDQQTDQVIRQIPDDVALRLAENLQQEEPLTLFNIEV; encoded by the coding sequence ATGAATGACGTAAACCTGAACAGCCCGGATTTGAAGCTGGTTCGCTCCAGTGAGCAAGCTCCGGCTCGGGCGTCTGCGTCACCTCAGGCAGAAGGAAACAAGCCTTCCGCTCGAGTCCAGGAACCCGGTGTTTCTGTTGCACTTTCCGGCGAAGCCCAGTCCAGGGTCGATCGGTTGGAGGAGCAGCGCGATACACAGCGGGAGTCGCTCGACCAAGCCGTCTCCCGATTGAATGACTTTGTTCAGACTGTCCAGCGTGACCTGCAGTTTGAAGTGGATAATGACTCTGGAAAGACCATTGTGCGCGTTGTCGATCAGCAGACAGACCAAGTCATTCGGCAAATTCCTGATGATGTGGCTCTGAGGTTGGCCGAAAATTTGCAGCAGGAAGAACCGCTGACGTTGTTTAACATCGAAGTGTAG
- the fliD gene encoding flagellar filament capping protein FliD, which translates to MAGISSLGIGSGVLNSDLVEQLVAAERKPATDRLNFNQQRAEALISAYGTLRSAITELRLPMRQLSSPDNLKSFSATTSNDDIAVSVDSTKASRGSYTVKVDSLAQAQSLASGSFEDKDSTAIGSGTLTLNVAGETKSIVIDSSNNTLQGLAGAINEAGLGATAGIIDTGDGYRLVMSAEETGTDNAISITVSDSDGSLDDGMGLSKFAFDSQNQNLTETVAAKDAKVQVNGIAITRPTNSIENVIDGLTFEVAEEGATSVVKVEQDTGAVADRVQAFVDKFNALQQTIDGLAGFNAETGQGGLLSGDATVRNIQSQLRNVLTRVVPGLENASVRTLADVGITTDYKTGGLSFDRETFEKKLKSSPDDVTALFAEQGRATDPQVEFVRSGLNTEPGDYAIEITQAATQGRLQSANVGSGDVTINTDNDDLTFEVDGSTSVSIKLTAGTYTREALAEEIQTQLNSSAGLSAKGQSVKVEFDGGTGTFNFTSNKYGSESNVSLTKVDTNSSSELGLSVATGTVGQDVAGTIGGRAASGDGQVLYLEGSGSGPAGLQVRVTGETTGSRGSITFVEGIGERTVNLVTDILGADGVLESRTDGLQTELERIAEDRAALEERMTSYQERLVSQFSAADSLIAQLNNTRDYISQQLAALAPNNSSDN; encoded by the coding sequence ATGGCAGGTATTTCGTCACTCGGTATAGGTTCTGGGGTCCTCAACTCGGATCTGGTGGAACAGCTTGTAGCTGCGGAAAGGAAACCGGCTACCGATCGCCTTAATTTTAATCAGCAGCGTGCAGAAGCCTTGATTTCTGCCTATGGCACGTTGCGTAGCGCAATAACAGAATTGCGCCTCCCCATGCGTCAACTGAGTTCTCCCGATAACCTGAAGTCTTTTTCGGCGACAACCTCCAACGACGATATTGCCGTAAGCGTGGATAGCACAAAGGCAAGCCGAGGCAGTTATACAGTCAAAGTGGATAGCCTGGCTCAGGCACAGTCGCTAGCTTCTGGAAGCTTCGAGGACAAAGACAGTACGGCAATCGGTTCCGGCACGCTGACTCTGAATGTTGCCGGCGAGACCAAGTCCATTGTGATCGATAGCTCTAACAACACCCTTCAGGGGTTGGCCGGCGCGATAAACGAGGCTGGCCTCGGGGCAACGGCTGGCATCATCGACACTGGTGATGGGTACCGTTTGGTTATGTCTGCCGAGGAAACCGGTACAGACAATGCTATCTCTATCACTGTGAGCGATAGCGATGGGTCCCTGGACGATGGTATGGGGCTTTCGAAGTTTGCCTTCGATTCCCAGAATCAGAATCTGACAGAAACTGTCGCTGCGAAAGATGCCAAGGTGCAAGTTAATGGCATAGCGATCACCCGACCCACTAATTCGATCGAGAATGTCATCGATGGTTTGACGTTCGAGGTCGCTGAGGAAGGCGCTACTTCTGTTGTCAAAGTGGAGCAAGACACAGGCGCGGTTGCTGATCGGGTTCAAGCGTTCGTAGATAAATTCAATGCCTTGCAGCAGACCATCGATGGGCTTGCGGGTTTCAACGCCGAAACAGGGCAAGGCGGCCTGCTGTCTGGCGACGCCACGGTCAGGAATATCCAGAGCCAGCTCCGCAACGTTCTTACGCGCGTAGTGCCAGGTCTTGAGAATGCATCCGTTCGAACCTTGGCCGATGTGGGTATCACGACAGACTATAAAACGGGAGGCCTGTCGTTTGACCGTGAGACGTTCGAGAAGAAACTAAAGTCCAGCCCGGACGATGTGACTGCTTTATTTGCCGAGCAAGGCCGTGCGACCGATCCGCAAGTAGAGTTTGTAAGGAGCGGGTTGAATACTGAGCCGGGCGACTACGCGATTGAAATAACCCAGGCGGCGACACAAGGGCGGTTGCAGAGCGCAAATGTGGGCTCCGGTGATGTGACGATCAATACGGATAACGACGACCTCACATTTGAGGTAGACGGCTCGACTTCAGTAAGTATCAAGCTAACCGCAGGAACATACACGCGGGAGGCTCTGGCGGAAGAAATCCAAACGCAGTTGAACTCGAGTGCGGGATTAAGCGCCAAAGGGCAGTCGGTTAAGGTCGAATTCGACGGGGGTACCGGAACTTTCAACTTCACCTCGAACAAATACGGTAGTGAGTCGAACGTCAGTCTGACCAAGGTCGATACCAATAGCAGCTCGGAACTGGGCCTTTCGGTTGCAACTGGCACGGTTGGTCAGGATGTCGCGGGTACTATAGGCGGACGAGCTGCAAGTGGTGATGGCCAGGTTCTCTATTTGGAGGGCTCAGGCTCCGGACCGGCTGGACTCCAGGTCCGCGTTACGGGCGAGACGACCGGATCGAGGGGGTCTATCACTTTCGTAGAAGGTATTGGTGAACGAACCGTTAATCTGGTTACTGATATTTTGGGTGCAGACGGCGTTCTCGAGAGCAGGACCGACGGCCTGCAAACGGAATTGGAGCGAATTGCGGAGGACCGTGCAGCTCTGGAAGAGCGGATGACGTCCTACCAAGAACGGCTGGTTTCTCAATTTAGCGCCGCAGATTCGCTGATTGCCCAACTCAACAACACACGCGATTACATTAGTCAGCAGCTTGCAGCGTTGGCTCCGAACAACAGTAGCGACAATTAA
- the fliS gene encoding flagellar export chaperone FliS yields MNGLQAYQRVNTQTSIVDADPHKLIQLLYDGALERINMAKARMQAKDFEGKGRLISKTMEIVGGLRSFLDFEKGGELAERLETLYDYMERTLFEANRYNDAAKLDEVARLLRQIKEGWDGIRGEVLSGQQAAV; encoded by the coding sequence ATGAATGGTTTACAGGCTTACCAGCGGGTGAATACCCAGACCAGCATCGTCGATGCCGATCCGCACAAACTGATCCAGTTGCTTTACGACGGAGCGCTGGAGCGTATCAATATGGCGAAGGCTCGCATGCAGGCTAAAGACTTTGAAGGTAAAGGTCGGCTAATTAGCAAGACCATGGAGATCGTGGGTGGCCTGCGCAGTTTCCTGGATTTCGAGAAGGGCGGTGAACTGGCCGAGCGCCTGGAAACCCTCTATGACTACATGGAGCGCACGTTGTTCGAGGCCAATCGCTACAACGACGCAGCAAAGCTCGATGAAGTGGCCCGTCTGCTGCGCCAGATCAAAGAAGGGTGGGATGGCATCCGCGGTGAGGTTCTGAGCGGTCAGCAAGCTGCCGTCTGA
- a CDS encoding histone deacetylase family protein: MTTAFFFHDDFLKHDMGPEHPESPDRLNAIVSYLADTELEQKLDWVRPDEITHDQLLLVHPERYLQQLDMMQPTRGRVFTDPDTAMTPYTLRAARLAAGANIQAVDMVMCGQATNAFIAARPPGHHAERGKSMGFCFYNNVALAAKHALTFHGLERVAIIDFDVHQGNGTVDIVQGDERILMCSSFQHPFYPHSHVYRLPENIINTPILAGTSATDYRKKVETEWLHRLQDFKPQLVLVSAGFDAHKADPLAELQLEAEDYRWLTDLITGVAGDSADNRVVSTLEGGYHLKALAEGVTAHLEGLCAID, from the coding sequence ATGACGACCGCCTTTTTCTTCCATGATGACTTCCTGAAACACGATATGGGACCGGAGCATCCGGAATCCCCGGACCGGCTGAACGCGATCGTCAGCTATCTCGCGGATACTGAACTGGAGCAGAAACTGGACTGGGTACGGCCAGACGAGATCACCCATGACCAGCTCTTGCTGGTTCATCCGGAGCGCTACCTACAGCAGTTGGACATGATGCAGCCCACCCGCGGGCGAGTCTTCACCGATCCGGATACCGCCATGACGCCCTACACATTACGTGCGGCGCGGCTGGCTGCGGGCGCCAACATCCAGGCGGTGGACATGGTGATGTGCGGCCAGGCAACCAATGCGTTTATCGCCGCCCGCCCGCCCGGCCATCATGCCGAGCGCGGCAAGTCCATGGGCTTCTGCTTCTATAACAACGTTGCCCTGGCGGCCAAACATGCCCTGACCTTCCACGGCCTCGAGCGCGTTGCCATCATCGATTTCGACGTGCATCAGGGGAACGGCACGGTCGATATTGTCCAGGGTGACGAGCGAATCCTGATGTGCTCCAGTTTCCAGCATCCGTTCTATCCGCATTCCCACGTGTACCGGCTGCCAGAAAACATCATCAATACACCGATCCTCGCCGGAACATCGGCAACAGATTACCGCAAGAAGGTGGAGACGGAATGGCTGCACCGGCTGCAGGATTTCAAACCCCAGCTTGTACTCGTTTCAGCGGGCTTCGATGCCCATAAAGCAGACCCGCTCGCGGAGCTCCAACTGGAAGCCGAAGACTACCGGTGGCTCACTGATCTGATTACGGGCGTAGCGGGCGATTCGGCCGACAATCGTGTCGTTTCAACCCTGGAAGGGGGCTACCATTTGAAGGCATTGGCTGAGGGCGTGACGGCTCACCTGGAAGGGCTATGCGCCATCGACTGA